Proteins encoded in a region of the Dendropsophus ebraccatus isolate aDenEbr1 chromosome 11, aDenEbr1.pat, whole genome shotgun sequence genome:
- the LOC138767107 gene encoding bile acid receptor-like — protein sequence MRQWEGLEQTMANSYVTVSDAYCLAEPLPYYDVLPDHINYQLPDSDFQATPYCQYTNVPYSPVLQSSTSQCHYSAYSLETSYGDGQYVLSTCDMSKPPSNVTHNMEEMYPTVKRTRISHSGIRMKGHEELCVVCGDKASGYHYNALTCEGCKGFFRRSITKNAVYRCKNGGHCEMDMYMRRKCQECRLKKCKAVGMLAECLLTEVQCKSKRLRKNCKQNSSILCNVKMEDDANDSRQVSSTTKSAKVVTRLELSAEECKLIDHIVTAYQKYGSPVDEHKLLLEESANPEEIFYYVSEAAVMHVQVLVEFTKRLPGFEILDHDDQIALLKGSTVEAMFLRSAQIYNQQATGCSQLNNGLAKYQSHNEDYYHIQDFDRCPLYSPEPNPRQNTQTFNTDLTEEFITPLFNFYRSMGSLNVTDAEYALLSAITVFFSDRPFLKNKNGVEKLQEPLLAILHKYSKIYHPEDPQHFARLIGRLTELRTLNHNHSEVLLSWKTRDTKLTSLLYGGWDFH from the exons ACGTCCTGCCAGATCACATTAATTATCAACTTCCAGATTCAGACTTCCAGGCGACTCCATATTGTCAGTATACAAATGTGCCTTATTCCCCTGTGTTGCAATCCTCAACATCACAATGTCACTACAGTGCATACAGTTTGGAGACTTCATATGGTGATGGACAATATGTCCTTAGCACATGTGACATGAGTAAACCACCCTCAAATGTGACGCACAACATGGAAGAGATGTACCCTACTGTAAAGAGGACAAGAATTAGTCATTCCGGTATCCGGATGAAAGGCCATGAAGAACTTTGTGTCGTATGTGGAGATAAAGCTTCCGGGTATCACTACAATGCACTTACTTGTGAGGGGTGTAAGG GTTTCTTTCGTCGTAGTATTACCAAAAATGCCGTGTATAGGTGTAAAAATGGTGGACACTGTGAAATGGACATGTACATGCGTAGGAAATGCCAAGAGTGTCGGTTAAAGAAGTGTAAGGCTGTTGGCATGCTGGCAGAAT GTTTGTTAACTGAAGTACAATGTAAGTCAAAGAGGCTCAGGAAAAACTGTAAGCAAAACAGCTCAATACTTTGCAATGTGAAAATGGAAGATGATGCAAATGATAGCAGACAAGTTTCATCAACGACAAAGTCAGCAAAA GTAGTAACACGACTGGAACTGTCAGCAGAAGAATGCAAGCTGATAGATCATATAGTTACTGCATATCAAAAATATGGCTCTCCAGTAGATGAACACAAATTATTA CTAGAAGAATCTGCAAATCCAGAAGAAATATTCTACTACGTCTCTGAAGCAGCTGTGATGCATGTGCAAGTACTTGTAGAATTCACAAAAAGACTACCAG gGTTTGAAATTCTGGATCATGATGATCAAATTGCTCTTCTAAAGGGATCCACTGTTGAAGCAATGTTTTTACGTTCTGCCCAAATATACAACCAACAAGCAACGGGGTGCTCACAGCTAAACAACG GACTTGCAAAATACCAGAGCCACAATGAAGACTATTACCACATTCAGGATTTTGACAGATGTCCTCTATATTCTCCAGAACCTAATCCTCGGCAAAATACACAAACATTCAATACAG ATCTCACAGAAGAGTTTATTACTCCACTATTCAACTTCTATAGAAGTATGGGCTCCCTTAATGTGACTGACGCAGAATATGCTTTACTCTCTGCAATAACTGTATTCTTTTCAG ATCGGCCGTTCCTAAAAAACAAGAATGGTGTTGAAAAACTACAGGAACCACTTTTAGCAATTCTACACAAGTATTCAAAGATTTACCACCCGGAAGACCCACAACATTTTGCACGACTGATTGGACGCTTGACTGAGCTAAGGACCCTTAACCACAATCACTCGGAAGTTCTGTTGTCATGGAAAACCAGAGATACCAAGCTGACCTCATTGCTTTATGGTGGTTGGGACTTTCATTAA